From the genome of Sinanaerobacter sp. ZZT-01:
CTGAAATTATCATACCTATAATGATAATTCCTCCAATGATTGCTACAATCTTTGTTTGTATACTTTTCATTCCTTGCATACATTTTTTCATTTCACTTCCCCCATTTCTTATTACTTATTTATAAATTCTTTTTTTCATTATATTCTCTATTTAAGAAACTTTCAAATAATTTCAACAATAATGGGTTCCTGTACAAATTGCAAAAGCGCAAATTTCATAGAAATTTGCGCTTTTACATGTCATAAAAAAGTTAATTTAAATTAAATCGATTCGATAACTGCTTCAGCATGGCAGCCTGACTGGATAATTCTTCACTGGCCGCAGAGCTCTCCTCAGCCGTTGCTGAATTCGTCTGTACAACGGCACTGATTTGTTCCACTCCCTGCAACGTACTGGACAAGGAATCTGCCTGCTCATTGGATGCATTTGAAATCTCATGAATCCTCTCAACGGTCTGTGTCACACCCTCCAACACTTCACCTAAGACCTGACTCGTTTCATTTGCAATTGACGTTCCATTCTCTACCGCTCGTATGGAATCTTCAATTAAAATAGTCGTATTCTTTGCCGCCTCTGCTGACTTGCTTGCTAAGTTTCGAACTTCGTCGGCTACGACTGCAAAGCCCTTTCCGGCTGCTCCGGCCCTGGCTGCTTCAACGGCTGCATTCAGTGCCAAGATGTTCGTTTGGAATGCAATGTCATCAATCGTTTTAATGATCTTTCCGATCTCCGATGATTTCACATTGATTTCATCGATTGCCTTCATCATATGAACCATCTGTTCATTGCTCTTATCTGCAGCCTCTCCCACCGTCTGTACCTGTGTTGCTGCATGCATTGCACTTTGTGCATTTTTATTTACATTCTCAGAGATTTCCTGAATGGTTGCAGACAATTCCTCGATGGAGCTTGCTTGCTCCGTTGTTCCTTGCGCCAGCATCTGTGAGCCGCTTGCCACCTGCTCGGAGCTGCTTGCTACCTGTGAAGCAATGTCTACCATTTCTCCGATTGTATGTTTAAAGACTGTAGATGCATTCATCATCGCTTCTTTCACTCGTTCAAATTCGCCATCGTAGGCTTGTTCCAAATGCAAGGTCAAATTTCCATTTCCGAACTCATAAAGTGCATCGGAAATTTCTGCGATATAATCGACATAGCTGTGTAAACGCTGCGTCAGTTGCCGCATCGAGTCTGCGAGCCTTCCCACTTCATCATTTGCATAAATATTGATTTCTGCATCCAGATTTCCTTTCGCCATTTCATCGGTAACCACAGTCAAACGTTTTAACGGCGCTGTAATACTCCTGGAAATGAAAAGCATAACCGCTAATAAAATCAGTCCTACCAATACATAAAAGATCGTCAATGTCCGTGTCGTTGTTTTTACCGAACTTAAAAATTCTTTTTCCGGTATGGATAAAAGTACTTTCCAGCCAGCTGCTTCAATCGTTCCGCTCACGCCATAAGAGGATACGCCGTTATCGTCGAATCGAATCACATTTCCACTTGACTGTGCAACGTCTTCTAACATGGCTTTACTCAATCCGATTTCGTCAATCGATTTCAGCACTTCCTCTTCATCACTGCTTGCAAGCACCTTTCCGCTTGAAGAGCAAAGAAGGGTTTTCGCTGTTTCATAAGAAGTCGCATGCCCCGTAACCATCTTATTCATTTTATTGATATGTACGTCAATTCCCGCAATTCCTATGATTTTAGTATTTGCTTTATTGTAAATTGGAGAAGCAACCGTAATAATTTGGTCTCCGGTATATGAATCGAGATATGGTTCAGTGATGATATAACCTCGCTCAATATCTGTTTCATTTTGAATCCAATAGTCTTTTTGTGTTAAATCGAAATCATCATCACTGATCCAATCTCCACCGTCAAATCCAACTTGTGCATTTAGGGCTCCAATAAATGGTGCAAAATCATTTTCAACATTTGCTTCTTCCGTACGCCTTAACATTTCATGTGCACCCTCCCAATAAGGTGAGGTTTTTAGATCTTTTTTCTCATGAATCGTTTCTAATATTTTTTGAAGATTATCATCAAGTGCCAGCTGTTTTGTGACGCTTATGTACTGAGTAAAGTAATGGTTTAACTCAGCAATCAATTTCTCTTCTGATACCTGAGCAATATTACTCTCATCCTTTATTACTGTTTTGGAAGTAAGATTCACCACAACAATACCTGCAAGAATCATTGCAATAATTATAATGCCACCAATGCCAATAACTATTTTGTTTTGTATGCTTTCTATCCTGTATAAATCTTTTATACTTCTTTTCATGCACTGCTACCCCCTTATTTGAATTAATAATATATTGTATGAAATATATTATATTCCACATCACTTCCAAATTCAATTGAATTTACATTTTATTTTGTTAATTTTTTCTATTCGGTATTATCGGACAATTTTTTTAAGTAATTTTTTATTATAT
Proteins encoded in this window:
- a CDS encoding methyl-accepting chemotaxis protein, translated to MKRSIKDLYRIESIQNKIVIGIGGIIIIAMILAGIVVVNLTSKTVIKDESNIAQVSEEKLIAELNHYFTQYISVTKQLALDDNLQKILETIHEKKDLKTSPYWEGAHEMLRRTEEANVENDFAPFIGALNAQVGFDGGDWISDDDFDLTQKDYWIQNETDIERGYIITEPYLDSYTGDQIITVASPIYNKANTKIIGIAGIDVHINKMNKMVTGHATSYETAKTLLCSSSGKVLASSDEEEVLKSIDEIGLSKAMLEDVAQSSGNVIRFDDNGVSSYGVSGTIEAAGWKVLLSIPEKEFLSSVKTTTRTLTIFYVLVGLILLAVMLFISRSITAPLKRLTVVTDEMAKGNLDAEINIYANDEVGRLADSMRQLTQRLHSYVDYIAEISDALYEFGNGNLTLHLEQAYDGEFERVKEAMMNASTVFKHTIGEMVDIASQVASSSEQVASGSQMLAQGTTEQASSIEELSATIQEISENVNKNAQSAMHAATQVQTVGEAADKSNEQMVHMMKAIDEINVKSSEIGKIIKTIDDIAFQTNILALNAAVEAARAGAAGKGFAVVADEVRNLASKSAEAAKNTTILIEDSIRAVENGTSIANETSQVLGEVLEGVTQTVERIHEISNASNEQADSLSSTLQGVEQISAVVQTNSATAEESSAASEELSSQAAMLKQLSNRFNLN